One Carcharodon carcharias isolate sCarCar2 chromosome 1, sCarCar2.pri, whole genome shotgun sequence DNA window includes the following coding sequences:
- the smim19 gene encoding small integral membrane protein 19, translated as MAGAGAGAGAGAVAGMDYTVHEAWNDATNVYLIAILVSFGLLVYARKNKRKIMRIFTVPPAADPTPEPNFYDNLQKVRLRQQLEMYYIARKYDQQQGQSDSVQLTVD; from the exons ATGGCGGGAGCTGGCGCCGGCGCGGGCGCGGGAGCGGTGGCGGGGATGGACTATACGGTGCATGAGGCCTGGAACGATGCGACCAACGTTTATCTGATCGCCATTCTGGTCAGCTTCGGACTTCTGGTCTACGCGCGCAA AAATAAAAGGAAGATCATGCGGATATTTACTGTGCCTCCGGCTGCTGATCCAACACCTGAGCCCAACTTTTATGACAACTTACAGAAAGTTCGTTTACGCCAACAGTTAGAGATGTACTACATTG cACGAAAGTATGATCAACAGCAAGGGCAATCGGATAGTGTGCAGCTTACAGTGGACTGA